Proteins from a single region of Apium graveolens cultivar Ventura chromosome 7, ASM990537v1, whole genome shotgun sequence:
- the LOC141673053 gene encoding uncharacterized protein LOC141673053, whose amino-acid sequence MIMGRLYVLNVSFVLILVLILEGFQESSLVQVQARPLLSSSSRPHPADAAPFARWLVSHSSWGVLNTIADDLGGAPFGNVVSFSDGQPDSGSGIPYFYLTTLDPTASYALKDQRSSFTISEYNIGTCGKKDPENPSCAKITLTGKLNVLDYKSKEAEYAQSALFSKHPEMEDWPQGHNFQIYKLDIENIFLINWFGGPKPLTPDEYLHTSLNKLSFTM is encoded by the exons ATGATAATGGGTCGACTGTATGTTTTGAATGTTAGTTTTGTACTAATACTCGTACTAATCTTGGAGGGTTTTCAAGAATCTTCACTGGTACAAGTCCAAGCACGCCCTTTACTTTCTTCTTCATCTCGCCCTCACCCTGCTGATGCTGCCCCTTTTGCTCGTTGGCTTGTTTCTCACTCTTCTTGGGGTGTTCTCAA CACCATTGCAGATGATTTGGGAGGTGCGCCTTTTGG GAATGTAGTTTCTTTTAGTGATGGACAACCTGATAGTGGAAGTGGCATCCCGTACTTCTACTTAACTACCCTTGATCCAACAGCAAGTTATGCTTTAAAAGACCAGAGATCATCTTTTACTATAAGTGAATATAATATTGGAACCTGTGGCAAAAAGGATCCTGAAAACCCCAGTTGTGCAAAAATTACACTTACAGGAAAG TTGAATGTGCTGGATTATAAATCCAAGGAAGCCGAATATGCTCAGAGTGCCCTGTTCTCAAAACATCCTGAGATGGAAg ACTGGCCCCAGGGTCACAATTTCCAGATTTATAAGCTTGATATTGAAAATATATTCCTGATCAATTGGTTTGGTGGTCCGAAACCTCTAACACCGGACGAGTATCTCCATACTTCATT GAACAAACTCTCGTTTACAATGTGA